Proteins from a single region of Fibrobacter sp. UWB5:
- a CDS encoding deoxynucleoside kinase produces MLTEKGVHFLAIEGAIGVGKTSLAEIIANRWKATLIEENFRENPFLEKFYQNKEAYAFQTQLFFLLDRLKQLQNSALQSDLFRDLLISDYTYDKDQIFAAQNLTESEYAMYDQVAKALNHDIPRPDLVVYLQASVPTLLKRIHGRGRAMEKTIEGSYLNGLLERFDNYFWNYPYAPVLIINTDNIDFVHNENHLQLVLDAIAACPKQTTYFVPEGK; encoded by the coding sequence ATGCTGACAGAAAAAGGCGTCCATTTTTTGGCCATTGAAGGGGCTATCGGTGTAGGGAAGACTTCTCTTGCAGAAATTATCGCCAATCGTTGGAAGGCGACTTTGATCGAAGAAAATTTCAGGGAAAACCCGTTCCTTGAAAAGTTCTACCAGAACAAAGAAGCTTATGCTTTCCAGACGCAGTTGTTCTTTTTGCTCGACCGTTTAAAGCAGTTGCAGAATTCGGCGCTCCAAAGCGACTTGTTCCGTGATCTTTTAATTAGCGACTATACATACGACAAAGACCAAATTTTTGCAGCCCAGAACCTGACCGAGAGCGAATACGCCATGTATGATCAGGTGGCCAAGGCCTTGAATCATGATATCCCGAGGCCTGATCTGGTTGTTTACTTGCAAGCATCGGTTCCGACTCTCTTGAAGCGTATTCACGGCCGCGGCCGTGCCATGGAAAAGACCATCGAAGGTTCTTACCTGAATGGCCTTCTGGAACGCTTCGACAATTATTTCTGGAACTATCCGTACGCTCCGGTGCTTATCATCAATACCGACAATATCGATTTTGTCCACAACGAAAATCATCTGCAGCTGGTGCTCGACGCGATTGCCGCATGCCCCAAGCAGACGACTTATTTTGTACCAGAAGGTAAATAA
- the panC gene encoding pantoate--beta-alanine ligase, which produces MQIVTTVDSLRQVIKPLAKQGKTIGLVPTMGALHAGHGALIKESVKECDVTVVSVFLNPIQFGKNEDLDKYPKRLEADAKLAESLGADFVFAPSVAEMYPDGDPLTMVRDETLEGMYCGAYRPGHFRGVLTVVSKLFLISGCNHAYFGEKDYQQVFLIERMVKDLNFDIQIHRVKIVREESGLALSSRNEYLTDEERANALSISAGLKQAKETYEKGERAVSKIRDVVLKSILGAHGIVQFVELVNQKNLQKFAGILGPEDKVVILVAAFFGKTRLIDNIELN; this is translated from the coding sequence ATGCAAATCGTAACTACTGTTGATTCTCTTCGTCAAGTCATCAAGCCGCTCGCCAAGCAGGGCAAAACCATCGGGCTTGTTCCCACGATGGGTGCTTTGCACGCCGGGCATGGTGCGCTGATCAAGGAATCTGTCAAGGAATGTGATGTAACTGTTGTCAGCGTGTTCCTGAATCCGATCCAGTTCGGCAAGAACGAAGATTTGGATAAGTACCCCAAGCGCCTGGAAGCCGACGCGAAACTTGCCGAATCGCTGGGTGCCGATTTCGTATTTGCTCCGAGTGTTGCTGAAATGTACCCCGATGGCGACCCGCTGACCATGGTTCGCGACGAAACCTTGGAAGGCATGTATTGCGGAGCCTACCGCCCCGGCCATTTCCGCGGCGTCCTTACGGTTGTCTCTAAGTTGTTCCTGATTTCGGGCTGTAATCACGCTTACTTCGGCGAAAAGGATTACCAGCAGGTGTTCCTGATTGAACGCATGGTGAAGGATTTGAATTTCGACATCCAGATTCACCGTGTGAAGATTGTCCGCGAAGAATCGGGCCTTGCCCTTTCGAGCCGTAACGAATACCTGACCGACGAAGAACGTGCAAATGCCTTGTCCATTAGCGCAGGCCTGAAGCAGGCTAAGGAAACCTACGAAAAGGGCGAACGCGCCGTGAGCAAGATTCGCGATGTCGTGTTGAAGTCCATTTTGGGTGCGCACGGTATTGTGCAGTTCGTTGAACTCGTAAACCAGAAGAACCTCCAGAAGTTCGCTGGCATCCTGGGCCCCGAAGACAAAGTCGTGATTCTGGTGGCCGCCTTCTTTGGAAAGACGCGCCTGATCGACAACATCGAATTGAATTAG
- a CDS encoding DNA translocase FtsK, whose protein sequence is MATQKKSTSKKAGKSTKSSKKDDFQTSEQGFGAILGGWALVGFGTILMVGCICSAYSGVRENVLGPYLGKMFPDALAFVFGRVASLFVSSALVLWGAALVSVSRRTRFIRYAVGLTLLTVIISFLCSLRNYGETKVAKDMLIQGGGAFGQFFNQFVAVPIFGKASLLMPLSISLVGIALILVIAFGLRPRHFKFVVQTTAWLKSVFKKKEPIEDDVYEPVDTRRMPQVQTNMDLQGALPRGVYMDDNTVNIQPDGFKIRRKNKVTPFSGRNSWMDDEFSLNGTADEVPNLPDEVLQTLTPRRAKEMEPQADSTNNVVGGYNLDEDPEIRRLEDYLRQNGGKMNALEIVEVKDKIAALKRARDLIAWEKDHRGRMQVKGDVRRDGAVTGAMTTRTEESAMPTGTMPAAKGATQRSMTQVPADERTMMAGEPTVGNEAPFNAEDLLGGDGAQTMDVPASDDDTFVPEVYGADDVGDVPEMPEETFGASIGAASGGTSTSGMKAATIPQRDPTTVYDEYKVPAINDILEEHEPQTADYSEEELNAIGKMLEEKLENFKVKGRVIGCETGPMITRFEVEPGPGMKVSRFSALQEDLALPLKVSSVRILAPIPGKAAVGIEIPNRKFQTVYSLDVFQSEKFKPSPEKILVALGKDITGEAFTMDLAKAPHLLIAGQTGSGKSVCINALMASMLFSKTPDELRMILVDPKAVELKMYENIPHLLAPVITKPEIAIQALQWLCYEMDRRTEVLAAAKVRNIGGFNAKFEAGELPDEVPEEDRSHRMAFIVVIIDEMADLMMVAGKEIEKNVARLAAKARAVGIHLVLATQRPSVKVITGIIKANLPTRISFKVASQIDARTVMDHAGAEKLLGRGDMLYKAVNDPEPVRVHGAFLSDEEAEKLADACSDQNVFYPQVESFDVSDGEGDEDGEGGGKDLGKLDKLLYDVAVWAVECRGLSTSAVQRHFSVGFSRAGKIVDQLYSLGVCGPAKGNSKPRAMLLGIEEIQSMQRSGKFG, encoded by the coding sequence TTGGCTACTCAAAAGAAATCAACATCGAAAAAAGCGGGAAAATCGACGAAATCTTCTAAAAAAGATGATTTTCAAACCTCAGAACAGGGTTTTGGAGCCATTCTTGGTGGCTGGGCCTTGGTCGGGTTCGGCACTATATTGATGGTTGGCTGTATTTGTTCTGCCTATAGCGGCGTGCGCGAAAACGTTTTGGGCCCCTACTTGGGCAAAATGTTCCCCGATGCGTTGGCATTTGTGTTTGGCAGGGTCGCTTCGCTGTTTGTGTCGTCGGCTCTGGTTTTGTGGGGCGCTGCCCTGGTGTCTGTTTCGAGGCGTACCCGCTTTATCCGCTATGCGGTGGGGCTTACGCTTTTGACGGTGATCATTTCGTTCCTTTGCTCGCTTAGAAACTATGGCGAAACGAAGGTCGCGAAAGACATGCTGATTCAGGGCGGCGGTGCGTTCGGTCAGTTCTTTAACCAGTTCGTGGCTGTCCCCATTTTTGGCAAGGCATCTTTGTTGATGCCGCTGAGCATTTCGCTGGTGGGAATCGCCTTGATTCTGGTGATTGCGTTTGGCCTCCGTCCGAGACATTTCAAGTTTGTGGTGCAGACGACTGCCTGGCTCAAGTCGGTGTTCAAGAAAAAGGAACCGATCGAAGACGATGTCTATGAACCGGTCGATACCCGCCGTATGCCCCAGGTACAGACGAACATGGACTTACAGGGGGCGCTTCCGCGCGGTGTGTACATGGACGACAACACCGTGAATATCCAACCGGACGGCTTCAAGATTCGTCGCAAGAACAAGGTGACGCCTTTCAGTGGTCGCAATAGCTGGATGGACGATGAATTCAGCTTGAACGGAACGGCGGACGAAGTGCCGAACCTTCCGGATGAAGTTTTGCAGACGTTGACGCCTCGCCGTGCGAAAGAGATGGAACCGCAGGCGGATTCTACGAATAATGTGGTTGGCGGATACAATCTGGACGAAGATCCTGAAATTCGCAGACTTGAAGATTACTTGCGCCAGAATGGCGGCAAGATGAATGCTCTTGAAATTGTGGAAGTCAAGGACAAGATTGCCGCCCTCAAGCGTGCCCGCGATTTGATTGCTTGGGAAAAGGACCACCGCGGTCGTATGCAGGTCAAGGGCGATGTGCGTCGCGACGGTGCCGTGACGGGGGCTATGACGACCCGGACTGAGGAGTCCGCGATGCCGACGGGAACGATGCCAGCCGCAAAGGGGGCAACGCAGAGAAGCATGACGCAGGTTCCTGCAGACGAACGCACGATGATGGCGGGTGAGCCGACTGTTGGCAATGAGGCTCCGTTTAATGCTGAAGACTTGCTCGGTGGCGATGGCGCCCAGACGATGGATGTGCCCGCCTCTGATGACGATACGTTTGTGCCCGAAGTTTACGGTGCCGACGATGTGGGCGATGTTCCCGAAATGCCGGAAGAAACGTTTGGTGCCTCGATTGGTGCTGCTTCTGGCGGAACTTCGACTTCGGGAATGAAGGCTGCGACCATTCCGCAACGTGACCCGACGACGGTTTACGACGAATACAAGGTGCCTGCGATTAACGATATCCTGGAAGAACATGAGCCGCAGACGGCCGATTACAGCGAAGAAGAATTGAACGCCATCGGCAAGATGCTCGAAGAAAAGCTTGAAAATTTCAAGGTGAAGGGTCGCGTAATCGGTTGCGAAACAGGCCCCATGATTACCCGCTTTGAAGTGGAACCGGGTCCGGGCATGAAGGTGAGCCGATTCTCTGCTTTACAAGAAGACTTGGCGCTTCCGCTCAAGGTTTCTTCTGTTCGCATTCTGGCCCCGATTCCGGGCAAGGCGGCTGTCGGTATCGAAATTCCGAACCGCAAATTCCAGACGGTGTACAGCCTTGACGTGTTCCAGAGCGAAAAGTTCAAGCCGTCGCCCGAAAAGATTCTGGTGGCTCTCGGTAAGGACATTACCGGCGAAGCGTTCACCATGGACTTGGCGAAGGCTCCGCACTTGCTGATTGCCGGTCAGACGGGTTCCGGTAAGTCTGTCTGCATTAACGCGCTCATGGCTTCGATGCTCTTCAGTAAGACCCCTGACGAACTCCGCATGATTCTGGTGGACCCGAAGGCGGTGGAACTCAAGATGTACGAAAACATCCCGCACCTCTTGGCGCCTGTCATTACCAAGCCCGAAATTGCGATTCAGGCATTGCAGTGGCTGTGCTATGAAATGGATCGCAGAACTGAAGTCCTGGCGGCGGCGAAGGTGCGTAATATTGGTGGCTTTAACGCCAAGTTCGAAGCGGGCGAGTTGCCCGACGAAGTGCCCGAAGAAGACCGCAGCCATCGCATGGCGTTCATCGTGGTGATTATCGATGAAATGGCGGACCTGATGATGGTCGCTGGCAAGGAAATCGAAAAGAACGTGGCGCGCCTTGCTGCAAAGGCTCGTGCCGTGGGCATTCACCTTGTGCTTGCAACGCAGCGCCCCTCTGTGAAGGTGATTACAGGTATCATCAAGGCGAACTTGCCGACTCGTATTAGCTTCAAGGTGGCATCGCAGATTGACGCCCGCACGGTCATGGACCATGCCGGCGCCGAAAAGCTCCTGGGCCGCGGCGACATGCTTTACAAGGCCGTGAACGATCCGGAACCGGTTCGTGTTCATGGCGCCTTCCTCAGCGATGAAGAAGCGGAAAAACTTGCCGATGCCTGCTCCGACCAGAACGTATTCTATCCGCAGGTAGAATCGTTCGACGTTAGCGACGGCGAAGGCGACGAAGACGGCGAGGGCGGAGGCAAGGACTTGGGCAAGCTTGACAAACTGCTCTACGATGTGGCCGTTTGGGCTGTCGAATGCCGCGGGCTTTCGACCTCGGCGGTGCAGCGCCACTTTAGCGTGGGATTCAGCCGAGCCGGTAAAATTGTGGACCAACTTTACAGCCTCGGCGTGTGTGGCCCTGCCAAGGGCAACTCCAAACCCCGCGCCATGCTGCTTGGCATCGAAGAAATTCAGAGCATGCAGCGCTCCGGAAAATTCGGGTAA
- a CDS encoding CHASE2 domain-containing protein, with protein sequence MPEALEESVIGKTQRNGAEALENIFYDLFFKTSTHSEKADEDDNNTHQRVSISDSLDQNIYIVDIDEASLTKLGNYNEWDRSIHAKVIQNLSEGGAAAISFDILFKSADFGKQKTDQAASVLKKIAPEAEVDSLYPSLLANYNFDSMLVNSVRESGNAIVCYMFDDRKSYKHPSQWIPLSTLERADAIGYSSTLDTTQVDKIENVEPKDLLDNIFPELAQAGAKFGSVNAYPDNDGVVRKVSMLYRFPNPTLDVIPLLDTTSEGDKQKYEAIINGGDKNYVYSTMSLMTILHLFHKDPKDITVKMGKYIDVGKPFGIYRDSAGTYHTTYPNFSYHMFLLLRETLAEKKIQSKASDGILEISHKVFASKNDNGKIILELSNGGTSSILDENESKLLMMVNTDQLDALEEQESVKLNRDYIIRKDEDEDGFYQIVRKPASASKNEDNEDEDEEEDDDESIDFTRSAIKTLHFYKDTLKHMPIGQKMILSLDLQIHYNKATKKWNSNQAILSDAVIRDIQAASDDAINNLKPGEELRFGKVKRIPIDQTGRYQVKYKGRYNEINNRRFQHLSYYDVYKGRVDNLFYQGKIFILGSAAAALFDFVPGPHEENYPAVLIHATIIKNILADDYLVTLSEKKQEIIVIMLALLCLILGLYFTSSISVALSLILMGVYTFIAYKYFQGGLYIGASKQLLAMLLTSITALVVQFYFENKEKNFINNAFKQYISPELITAMVENEIMPTLGGEKSYITAYFTDIASFSTFSEKIGDPSKLVDLLNEYLTAMTDTLLENKGTLDKYEGDAIIAFFGAPMPLPNHAQSACETAVEMQRKLIALRKKWISEDDKWPTVVHNMHMRIGINSGDIVTGNMGSSMRKNYTMMGDAVNLAARLESAAKQYGAYIQISEDTQKNLVEGDFIYRSLDTIRVIGKSQPVKTYEILEKADCKNQDSLKELVGIWEKARACYLNMQWDDAIELFKQCLELEPHHPDRDPGSKTTPSHVYIKRCEAYKITPPVAEGEVWDGVFTATEK encoded by the coding sequence TTGCCAGAAGCCCTTGAAGAGTCCGTCATCGGAAAAACTCAGCGCAATGGCGCCGAAGCACTCGAAAACATTTTTTACGATCTATTTTTCAAAACCTCTACCCATTCCGAAAAAGCGGACGAAGACGACAACAATACCCACCAACGTGTTTCCATTAGCGACAGCCTTGACCAGAACATTTACATTGTCGATATTGACGAAGCTTCCCTGACCAAACTCGGTAACTATAACGAATGGGACCGTTCCATTCACGCCAAGGTGATCCAGAACTTGAGCGAAGGCGGTGCAGCGGCAATTAGCTTCGATATTCTGTTCAAGAGCGCCGATTTCGGTAAGCAAAAGACCGACCAGGCGGCGAGCGTACTCAAGAAAATCGCGCCCGAAGCCGAAGTCGATTCCCTTTACCCCTCGCTACTCGCCAATTACAACTTTGACTCCATGTTGGTGAATTCCGTCAGAGAAAGCGGAAACGCCATTGTCTGCTACATGTTTGACGACCGCAAATCGTACAAGCACCCCTCACAATGGATTCCCCTGAGCACCCTGGAACGTGCCGACGCCATTGGCTACAGCTCTACTCTGGACACGACCCAGGTCGACAAAATTGAAAACGTCGAGCCCAAGGACTTGCTAGACAATATTTTCCCGGAACTGGCGCAGGCCGGTGCCAAATTCGGTTCTGTAAACGCCTACCCGGACAACGATGGCGTGGTCCGCAAGGTTTCAATGCTTTACCGATTCCCGAACCCCACGCTCGATGTCATTCCGCTTTTGGACACCACTAGCGAAGGCGACAAGCAGAAATACGAAGCAATCATCAATGGTGGCGACAAGAACTACGTGTACTCCACCATGTCGCTCATGACGATCTTGCACCTGTTCCACAAAGACCCCAAGGACATCACGGTCAAGATGGGCAAATACATCGATGTAGGCAAGCCCTTCGGCATTTACCGCGACTCGGCTGGCACCTACCACACGACCTACCCGAATTTCAGCTATCACATGTTCTTGCTGCTCCGCGAAACTCTCGCCGAAAAGAAAATCCAATCCAAGGCCAGCGACGGCATTCTTGAAATTTCTCACAAGGTTTTTGCCAGCAAAAACGATAACGGCAAAATCATCTTGGAACTTTCGAACGGCGGAACCAGCAGCATTCTTGACGAAAACGAGTCCAAGCTCTTGATGATGGTAAACACCGACCAGCTAGACGCTCTCGAAGAACAGGAATCCGTAAAACTCAACCGAGACTACATCATCCGCAAGGACGAAGACGAAGACGGTTTCTACCAGATTGTAAGAAAGCCCGCCTCCGCAAGCAAGAACGAAGATAACGAGGATGAGGACGAGGAAGAAGACGATGATGAATCTATCGACTTTACCCGAAGCGCCATCAAGACTTTACACTTCTATAAAGACACCCTCAAGCACATGCCCATTGGCCAGAAGATGATTCTTTCGCTTGACTTGCAAATCCACTACAATAAGGCAACCAAGAAATGGAATTCGAACCAGGCCATTCTTTCGGACGCCGTGATCCGCGACATTCAGGCCGCCAGCGATGACGCCATCAACAATTTGAAACCTGGCGAAGAACTCCGCTTCGGCAAAGTCAAGCGCATTCCTATTGACCAAACGGGCCGATACCAAGTCAAGTACAAAGGTCGTTACAACGAAATCAACAACAGACGATTCCAGCACCTGTCCTATTACGACGTTTACAAGGGACGTGTCGACAACCTGTTCTATCAAGGCAAGATTTTCATTCTCGGTTCGGCTGCGGCTGCCCTATTCGACTTTGTGCCAGGCCCCCACGAAGAAAACTACCCCGCCGTATTGATCCACGCCACCATTATCAAGAATATTCTGGCCGACGACTACCTGGTCACCTTAAGCGAAAAGAAACAAGAAATCATCGTCATCATGCTCGCGCTCCTGTGCCTTATTCTTGGCCTCTACTTTACGAGTTCGATTTCTGTGGCGTTATCCCTTATATTGATGGGCGTTTACACCTTTATTGCTTACAAGTATTTCCAGGGCGGACTCTACATTGGAGCCTCCAAGCAGTTGCTGGCGATGCTGTTGACCAGTATTACGGCATTGGTCGTGCAGTTCTACTTTGAAAACAAAGAAAAGAACTTCATCAACAACGCGTTCAAACAGTACATTTCTCCCGAACTGATCACCGCCATGGTGGAAAACGAAATCATGCCGACTCTGGGTGGTGAAAAATCGTACATCACAGCCTACTTTACCGACATTGCAAGTTTCTCCACCTTCTCCGAAAAGATTGGCGACCCGAGTAAACTCGTTGACCTGTTGAATGAATACCTGACCGCAATGACAGACACCTTGCTCGAAAACAAGGGAACTCTTGACAAGTACGAAGGTGATGCCATTATCGCATTCTTCGGCGCGCCGATGCCTCTCCCGAACCACGCCCAGAGTGCCTGCGAAACCGCTGTCGAAATGCAGCGAAAGCTGATTGCACTGCGCAAGAAATGGATTTCCGAAGACGACAAGTGGCCCACCGTCGTGCACAACATGCACATGCGAATCGGTATCAACTCCGGCGATATCGTGACGGGCAACATGGGTTCTTCGATGCGTAAGAACTACACCATGATGGGTGATGCCGTGAACCTCGCCGCCCGTCTTGAAAGTGCCGCCAAGCAGTACGGCGCCTACATCCAGATTAGCGAAGACACGCAAAAAAATCTGGTCGAAGGCGACTTCATCTACCGTTCCCTTGACACCATCCGCGTGATTGGCAAGAGCCAACCGGTCAAGACATACGAAATTCTGGAAAAGGCCGACTGCAAGAACCAGGATTCTCTCAAGGAACTCGTGGGCATTTGGGAAAAGGCCCGCGCCTGCTACCTGAACATGCAATGGGACGATGCTATCGAGCTGTTCAAGCAGTGCCTTGAGCTGGAGCCCCACCACCCCGACCGCGATCCGGGCAGCAAGACCACGCCTTCGCATGTTTACATCAAGCGCTGCGAAGCCTACAAAATTACCCCGCCCGTTGCAGAAGGCGAGGTTTGGGACGGCGTATTCACCGCTACTGAAAAATAG
- the folK gene encoding 2-amino-4-hydroxy-6-hydroxymethyldihydropteridine diphosphokinase — translation MDSLERVFVALGSNLPDRSKHLDEGREMLRKISAGGWLESPIYETPPVGPAGQGPYFNQVVSFWYSGTSTRLLHYLKGAEFVLGRKPRGHWNSREIDLDLLYFGKEVHQGRPNLPHPQIVNRQFVLVPLNDIAPEWEDPQLGMKVKEIYSNLLQKEEKIPFRVITSEEP, via the coding sequence GTGGATTCTTTAGAAAGAGTTTTTGTCGCCTTGGGCTCGAACCTCCCCGATCGCTCCAAACATTTGGATGAAGGTCGTGAGATGCTCCGCAAGATTTCTGCGGGCGGGTGGCTAGAAAGTCCCATTTACGAAACTCCACCGGTAGGACCGGCGGGCCAGGGTCCCTATTTCAATCAAGTCGTGAGTTTCTGGTATTCAGGAACGTCGACGCGCCTGTTGCATTACTTGAAAGGTGCTGAATTTGTATTGGGTCGCAAACCCCGTGGTCATTGGAATTCCCGCGAAATCGATTTGGACTTGCTGTACTTCGGTAAAGAAGTCCACCAGGGCAGGCCGAATCTTCCGCACCCCCAGATTGTGAACCGCCAGTTTGTACTGGTGCCCTTGAACGATATTGCTCCAGAATGGGAAGATCCCCAGCTGGGAATGAAGGTGAAGGAAATTTATTCCAACCTTTTGCAGAAAGAAGAAAAAATCCCGTTCCGCGTCATTACCTCGGAGGAACCCTAA